The following proteins are co-located in the Acidicapsa acidisoli genome:
- a CDS encoding regulatory protein RecX, with protein sequence MPFGRAKKQSDPLDENALHEYAVKSLGRRMRSESELRHLMQAKVEREETGAAKVNQVIARLKEYGYLDDTAFAENYTQLRQQNEKFGARRVSQELNRKGIAQQTIAETIETKYAEVSEEALARQHLERKRIRKPENEKETARVMRRLVTAGFSVGVIYKILRQWDVPDETLMALENLEEQPGEE encoded by the coding sequence ATGCCATTTGGTCGCGCCAAGAAACAATCCGATCCCCTCGACGAAAACGCCCTGCACGAGTACGCCGTGAAGTCCCTCGGCCGCCGCATGAGAAGCGAATCGGAACTTCGCCACCTCATGCAGGCCAAAGTTGAGCGCGAAGAGACCGGTGCGGCCAAAGTCAACCAAGTCATCGCCCGCCTCAAGGAATACGGCTACCTCGACGACACTGCTTTCGCCGAAAACTACACCCAGCTCCGCCAGCAGAACGAGAAATTCGGTGCTCGTCGCGTCAGCCAGGAGCTGAACCGCAAAGGCATTGCCCAGCAGACGATCGCAGAGACCATCGAAACCAAGTACGCCGAGGTTAGCGAAGAAGCCTTGGCCCGCCAGCACCTCGAACGCAAGCGCATCCGCAAGCCCGAAAACGAAAAAGAGACCGCCCGCGTCATGCGCCGCCTCGTCACAGCAGGCTTCTCCGTAGGCGTCATCTACAAAATCCTCCGCCAGTGGGACGTTCCCGACGAGACGTTGATGGCCCTCGAAAATCTGGAAGAACAACCGGGCGAAGAATAG